The Planctomycetaceae bacterium nucleotide sequence TGTTCCGCGGCTACGGATACCATCCGCGCCTGGTCGATTACGGCCCGAGCCTCGACCGGGACGTCCAGGAGGCGATGGACTGGGCTTACGAGACGATCCGCTCGATCCAGGACCAGGCCCGCGCGGGCCGCCCGCCCGTCCGCCCCGCCTGGCCGATGATCATCCTGCGCACGCCCAAGGGCATGGGCGGCATCAAGGAGCAGGACGGCCACGCCGTCGAAGGCTCCTTCCGCTCGCACCAGGTGCCCTCCAAGGACGCCAAGACCAACCCGATGCACCTGAGAGAGCTCGAGCAGTGGCTGCGCTCGTATCGTCCGCAGGAGCTGTTCGACAAGAACGGCTGCGTGGCGTGCGACATCCTGTCGCTGTGCCCGCACGGCGACCTGCGCATGAGCATGAACCCCCACGCCTTCGGCGGGCGCCTGCGCGTGGCACTTAAGCGCCCCGATATCCACGACCATGCCGTGAACGTCGACGACGCCGGAGCGGCCAAAGACAGTTCGATGATCCGCCTGGGCGGCTACCTGCGCGACGTCATCGAGCTCAATCGGGACCAGCGCAATTTCCGCATCGTCTGCCCCGACGAGCTGGAGTCTAACCGCCTCGGCGCCGTCCTCGACGCCACCGACCGCCAGTACACCTGGCCGATCAGCGGGCCCGCCGACCACATCGCCCGCGACGGGCGCGTGATGGAGGTCCTCAGCGAGCACAACTGCCAGGGCTGGCTGCAGGGGTACCTTCTGACGGGGCGCCACGGGTTGTTCCCGTGCTACGAGGCCTTTCTGCCCATCGTCGACGGGATGATGAATCAGTACGCCAAGTTCCTCAAAGGCGCGCTGGAGGTGCCCTGGCGCAAGCCGATCTCCTCGCTGATCTACATCCTGACCAGCGAGACGTGGCGCCAGGACCACAACGGCTATTCGCACCAGGGGCCCGGGTTCATCAACAACGTGCTGACCAAGAAGGGGCACATCTACCGCATCCACCTGCCCCCCGACGCCAACTGCACCATCAGCACCGTCGACCACTGCCTGGGCAAGTGCGACGAGATCCACCTGATCATCGCCGGAAAACAGCCGATGCCGCAGTGGCTGTCGATGGACGACGCCATCGACCACTGCCGCGCCGGCGCGTCGATCTGGCGGTGGGCCTCGGCCAACGACGGCGAAGACCCCCAGGTGCTGCTGTGCGGGATCGGCGACAACCTCACGATGGAAGTGATGGCCGCGGCGCAGCTCCTGCGCGAGGAGGCGCCGCAGTGGCGCATCCGCGTGGTCAACGTCACGCGCCTGATGGTGCTAGGCATTCCGCAGAAATACCCGCCCGGGATCGACGAGCAGTCCTTCCAGCGGCTCTTCCCGATCGGGTGCCCGACGATCATCAACTATCACGGGTACACCGCCGGTCTCAAGCAACTGCTCTGGGAGCGCCCCGGCAACGACCGCTTCGACATCAACGGCTATCGCGAGGAGGGCACCACGACCACGCCCTTCGACATGCACGTGCATAACCGCACCAGCCGCTACCACCTGGTGGTGCAGACGGCCCGCAAGATCGCTGCCGCCCACCCCGGCACGGCGGCGCTGGCCGATGCGCTCATCCGCAAGTACGACAACAAGCTGCGCGAGCATCAGCAGTACATCCTCGACAACGGCGTGGACCTTCCCGAGGTGGCCAACTGGTCCTGGCAGCGAAACGCGTTTTGAGGCGCAGGCCTTTGCACCAGTTGGTCCAGGGATCCTATCAGCCGCTGAGGTCGCTGAGGTCGCTGAGGCAAGAGTGTGTTTTATCTTCCAACATCCTCAGCGTCCTCTGCGACCTCAGCGGCTTATGTATCGGCCGAAGGTTCATGTTCGACTGCGCTGATACAGCAGGCGGCGCATAATCTGCTGGAAATCTCCCGCGGGCAGTTCTAAGCTGAAGTTTCTCAAAAGGACCTGGCGCGTGACGCGCCTAAAAGGAGGTCTGCTTTGATGAGTGATGCACGTATTGCGCCCCCTGTGGGCAACCGCTGGCTGATCGCCATCATGGGTACGCTTCTGCAATTGTGCCTGGGCACCGTCTACGCCTGGAGCTATTTTCAGAAGCCCCTGGCCAAGGCTTACGGATGGAGCAACACCGAGGTCATGATCGCCTTCAGCGTGGCGATCTGCTTTTTGGGACTGGCGGCGGCCTGGGGCGGGATCAACCTGGCCAAGTACGGCCCGCGCAAGCTGGCGATGATCGGCGGGGCGCTGTTCGGCCTGGGATATCTCCTGGGCGCCGCCGGGCTGTACTGGCATAGCCTGTGGATTCTCTGGATCGGTTACGGCGCCATCGGTGGCGCGGGCCTTGGCCTGGGATACGTCACGCCCGTGGCCACGGCTGCCAAGTG carries:
- a CDS encoding phosphoketolase family protein, coding for MSTLTGKPETKASAPELLSPQAVERYRRAVDYLAAAQIYLKDNVLLEKPLRSEHIKDRLLGHWGTAPGINLIYAHLNMLITRTSASILLITGPGHGAAANLANMYLEGALSEFFPELTRDRQGLATFVRWFSWPDRFPSHLFPGYPGVIHEGGELGYALATAFGSVLDNPGLITVCIVGDGEAETGPTAGAWHSTKFLNPATDGAVLPILHLNGFKIAQATIFATMTDDELHALFRGYGYHPRLVDYGPSLDRDVQEAMDWAYETIRSIQDQARAGRPPVRPAWPMIILRTPKGMGGIKEQDGHAVEGSFRSHQVPSKDAKTNPMHLRELEQWLRSYRPQELFDKNGCVACDILSLCPHGDLRMSMNPHAFGGRLRVALKRPDIHDHAVNVDDAGAAKDSSMIRLGGYLRDVIELNRDQRNFRIVCPDELESNRLGAVLDATDRQYTWPISGPADHIARDGRVMEVLSEHNCQGWLQGYLLTGRHGLFPCYEAFLPIVDGMMNQYAKFLKGALEVPWRKPISSLIYILTSETWRQDHNGYSHQGPGFINNVLTKKGHIYRIHLPPDANCTISTVDHCLGKCDEIHLIIAGKQPMPQWLSMDDAIDHCRAGASIWRWASANDGEDPQVLLCGIGDNLTMEVMAAAQLLREEAPQWRIRVVNVTRLMVLGIPQKYPPGIDEQSFQRLFPIGCPTIINYHGYTAGLKQLLWERPGNDRFDINGYREEGTTTTPFDMHVHNRTSRYHLVVQTARKIAAAHPGTAALADALIRKYDNKLREHQQYILDNGVDLPEVANWSWQRNAF